Proteins encoded within one genomic window of Saccharopolyspora pogona:
- the leuC gene encoding 3-isopropylmalate dehydratase large subunit, whose translation MGKTLAEKVWEAHIVRRGEGHEPDLLYIDLHLVHEVTSPQAFEGLRLAGRPVRRPDLTLATEDHNVPTTGIDLPIADPVSRTQVDTLRKNCEEFGIRLHPMGDAEQGIVHVVGPQLGLTQPGTTVVCGDSHTSTHGAFGALAFGIGTSEVEHVLATQTLPLKPFKTMAINVEGSLRPGVTSKDVILAVIAKIGTGGGQGYVLEYRGEAIRQLSMEARMTICNMSIEAGARAGMIAPDETTFDYLEGRPHAPEGAEWDAAVEYWKTLRTEDDATFDAEVTLNADELTPFVTWGTNPGQGLPLGEQVPDPVQIVDEGERFAAEKALAYMGLTPGTPLREVTVDTVFLGSCTNGRIEDLRAAAEVLKGRKVAADVRMLVVPGSMKVRQQAESEGLHEVFTAAGAEWRSAGCSMCLGMNPDQLTPGERSASTSNRNFEGRQGKGGRTHLVSPLVAAATAVRGTLSAPEDLD comes from the coding sequence ATGGGAAAAACGCTCGCGGAGAAGGTTTGGGAAGCGCACATCGTGCGCCGTGGTGAAGGGCATGAGCCAGACCTGCTCTACATCGATCTCCACCTGGTGCACGAGGTCACCAGTCCGCAGGCCTTCGAAGGGCTTCGGTTGGCGGGCCGGCCGGTGCGCCGCCCCGATCTGACGCTGGCCACCGAGGACCACAACGTGCCCACCACCGGGATCGACCTGCCGATCGCCGACCCGGTGTCCCGCACGCAGGTCGACACTTTGCGGAAGAACTGCGAGGAATTCGGCATCCGGCTGCACCCGATGGGCGACGCCGAGCAGGGCATCGTGCACGTCGTCGGGCCGCAACTCGGCCTGACGCAGCCGGGCACCACCGTGGTCTGCGGCGACAGCCACACCTCGACGCACGGCGCTTTCGGCGCGTTGGCCTTCGGCATCGGCACTTCCGAGGTCGAGCACGTGCTGGCCACCCAGACGCTGCCGCTGAAGCCGTTCAAGACCATGGCCATCAACGTCGAAGGCAGCCTGCGCCCGGGAGTCACCAGCAAGGACGTGATCCTGGCCGTCATCGCGAAGATCGGCACCGGCGGCGGCCAGGGCTACGTCCTGGAGTACCGCGGCGAAGCGATCCGCCAGCTGTCCATGGAAGCCCGCATGACGATCTGCAACATGTCGATCGAGGCGGGCGCGCGGGCCGGCATGATCGCGCCCGACGAAACGACTTTCGACTACCTCGAGGGGCGCCCGCACGCCCCCGAGGGCGCCGAGTGGGACGCCGCCGTCGAGTACTGGAAGACGCTGCGCACCGAGGACGACGCCACATTCGACGCAGAAGTTACGCTGAACGCCGATGAACTGACCCCGTTCGTCACCTGGGGCACCAACCCGGGGCAGGGCCTGCCGCTGGGCGAGCAGGTGCCGGACCCGGTGCAGATCGTCGACGAGGGCGAGAGGTTCGCCGCCGAGAAGGCCTTGGCGTACATGGGCTTGACCCCCGGGACGCCGCTGCGCGAGGTGACCGTGGACACCGTGTTCCTCGGCTCCTGCACCAACGGCCGGATCGAGGACCTGCGCGCCGCCGCCGAGGTCCTCAAGGGCCGCAAGGTCGCCGCGGACGTGCGGATGCTCGTCGTGCCCGGCTCGATGAAGGTCCGCCAGCAGGCGGAGTCCGAAGGGCTGCACGAGGTTTTCACCGCCGCCGGCGCGGAATGGCGTTCGGCAGGTTGTTCGATGTGCCTGGGCATGAACCCGGACCAGCTCACGCCGGGCGAGCGCAGCGCGTCGACCTCCAACCGCAACTTCGAGGGCAGGCAAGGCAAGGGCGGCCGCACCCACCTGGTCTCCCCGCTGGTCGCCGCGGCCACCGCCGTGCGCGGAACCCTGTCCGCCCCCGAAGACCTCGACTGA
- the leuD gene encoding 3-isopropylmalate dehydratase small subunit, whose product MEPFKTHTGIGVPLRRSNVDTDQIIPAVYLKRVSRTGFEDGLFAAWRADENFILNHETFRNGSVLVAGPDFGTGSSREHAVWALKDYGFRAVISSRFADIFRGNSGKQGLLAAQCEQSDVELLWKLLENEPGTAVTVDLEQRTVHAKDLTVPFSIDDYTRWRLLEGLDDIGLTLRHAETIDTFEQARPSFKPATLPARQG is encoded by the coding sequence ATGGAACCGTTCAAGACGCACACCGGGATCGGCGTCCCGCTGCGCCGGTCCAACGTGGACACCGACCAGATCATCCCGGCGGTCTACCTCAAGCGGGTTTCCCGCACCGGCTTCGAGGACGGCCTGTTCGCCGCCTGGCGCGCGGACGAGAACTTCATCCTCAACCACGAGACCTTCCGCAACGGCAGCGTGCTGGTCGCCGGCCCCGACTTCGGCACCGGGTCGTCGCGCGAGCACGCCGTATGGGCGCTGAAGGACTACGGCTTCAGGGCGGTCATCTCCAGCCGCTTCGCGGACATCTTCCGCGGCAACTCGGGCAAGCAGGGGCTGCTGGCGGCCCAGTGCGAGCAGTCCGATGTGGAGCTGCTGTGGAAGCTCTTGGAGAACGAGCCGGGCACCGCCGTGACGGTCGATCTGGAGCAGCGGACCGTGCACGCCAAGGACCTCACGGTGCCCTTCAGCATCGACGACTACACCCGCTGGCGGTTGCTGGAAGGGCTCGACGACATCGGTCTGACCCTTCGCCACGCCGAGACGATCGACACTTTTGAGCAAGCTCGCCCGAGCTTCAAACCGGCGACCCTGCCCGCTCGGCAGGGCTGA
- a CDS encoding HU family DNA-binding protein, producing MNKAQLIEALAERLGDKKTASQAVESVVDIIVRNVNKGEKVNITGFGVFEKRARAARTARNPRTGESVKVKKTNVPAFRAGTQFKEVVGGQRKLPRVSAAKAATTRGATTKTAGATRAAAGTRAKATTTRAAATKTATGATAAKATATKAAPKRTATKATAAKATPAKSTAKRATTAKATTTAAKTTRPATKKATTTRKTTKK from the coding sequence GTGAACAAGGCCCAACTTATCGAGGCTCTGGCAGAACGCCTCGGAGACAAGAAGACCGCCAGCCAGGCTGTGGAAAGCGTTGTGGACATCATCGTTCGCAACGTCAACAAAGGCGAGAAGGTCAACATCACCGGCTTCGGGGTTTTCGAGAAGCGGGCCCGCGCCGCCCGCACCGCTCGCAACCCGCGCACCGGTGAGAGCGTGAAGGTCAAGAAGACCAACGTGCCCGCCTTCCGCGCCGGCACCCAGTTCAAGGAAGTCGTGGGCGGACAGCGGAAACTGCCGCGCGTCTCCGCTGCCAAGGCGGCCACCACCCGTGGTGCCACCACCAAGACCGCGGGCGCCACCAGGGCCGCTGCCGGTACTCGCGCCAAGGCCACCACCACCCGGGCGGCCGCGACGAAGACCGCGACCGGCGCCACCGCCGCGAAGGCGACCGCCACCAAGGCGGCCCCGAAGCGGACCGCCACCAAGGCGACCGCTGCGAAGGCGACCCCGGCGAAGTCCACCGCGAAGCGGGCGACGACGGCCAAGGCCACCACGACCGCGGCCAAGACGACCCGTCCGGCTACCAAGAAGGCGACGACGACGCGCAAGACCACGAAGAAGTGA
- a CDS encoding NUDIX hydrolase has translation MSVTENQPAAGGIDDEPVDAPPAPVRAAGAVLWRDGGDGPEVALVHRPRYDDWSLPKGKLDPGELSAHAAVREVSEETGFSCVLSRFLTRVNYSVPESDGGRAPKVVDYFTARAADGAFAPNDEVDELRWLRTDQARGRLSYPHDVGVLDAFEELPTESATVLLVRHAKAGKRSEWAGDDTLRPLTEAGRQQRDALHSLLPLFGPDRIYSAPRLRCEQTVAPIAEDLGIRIAIEPLFSEEGYLGDPDAAVDLMLRVAAGAGPAVVCSQGGVIPDLVARLADSVGLPLGEVASRKGSVWTLTFSGDRYSGNGSGPALRLAAADYLADPLA, from the coding sequence ATGAGCGTGACCGAGAACCAGCCGGCGGCCGGCGGAATCGACGACGAACCAGTCGACGCACCGCCTGCCCCGGTCCGGGCGGCCGGTGCGGTGCTTTGGCGCGATGGTGGCGACGGCCCCGAAGTGGCGCTGGTGCACCGGCCCCGCTACGACGACTGGTCGCTGCCGAAGGGCAAGCTCGACCCCGGCGAGCTCTCCGCGCACGCGGCGGTCCGCGAGGTGTCCGAGGAGACCGGGTTTTCCTGCGTGCTGTCGCGTTTCCTGACGCGGGTGAACTACTCGGTGCCGGAATCCGACGGCGGCCGCGCACCGAAGGTGGTCGACTACTTCACCGCCCGGGCGGCTGACGGCGCCTTCGCGCCGAACGACGAAGTGGACGAACTGCGCTGGCTGCGTACCGACCAGGCACGGGGCCGGCTGAGCTATCCGCACGACGTCGGCGTGCTCGACGCATTCGAGGAGTTGCCGACCGAGTCCGCGACCGTGTTGCTGGTGCGGCACGCGAAAGCGGGCAAACGCTCCGAATGGGCGGGCGACGACACCCTTCGGCCACTCACCGAAGCGGGACGGCAACAGCGCGACGCATTGCATTCGCTGTTGCCGTTGTTCGGCCCGGACCGGATCTATTCCGCACCGCGACTGCGCTGCGAACAAACGGTGGCGCCGATCGCCGAAGACCTCGGAATCAGGATTGCCATCGAGCCGCTGTTTTCCGAAGAGGGCTATCTGGGGGATCCGGACGCGGCCGTCGACCTGATGCTGCGGGTTGCGGCCGGCGCGGGCCCCGCGGTGGTGTGCAGCCAGGGCGGCGTCATCCCGGATCTGGTGGCGCGGCTGGCCGATTCCGTCGGGTTGCCGCTCGGCGAGGTAGCCAGCCGCAAGGGCAGCGTGTGGACGCTGACGTTCAGCGGGGACCGGTATTCCGGCAACGGGAGCGGCCCGGCGCTGCGGCTGGCTGCGGCCGACTACCTCGCGGACCCGCTCGCCTGA
- a CDS encoding RNA degradosome polyphosphate kinase — MSDNGLVSTDSSDRVPKQPAKRTSNGKSAQRTPRPARRAGNPVAADAPAASTTATPEAAQTTTSEGARVPAAPPAVTRAAATTDLPEERYLNRELSWLDFNARVLAIAEDRSQPVLERAKFLAIFASNLDEFYMVRVAGLKRREETGLSVRSSDGLTPHEQLVRISARNQDLMEKQGRVFLDDLLPELEAHDVRILRWSELENDDQAKLTRYFEDHIFPVLTPLAVDPAHPFPYISGLSLNLAVTVADPDAGLRRFARVKVPDNVPRLIRIESDRENETATFLPLEELIAAHLGKLFPGMRVAEHHIFRVTRNADLEVEEDRDEDLLQAMERELARRRFGPPVRLEVTDTMSANMLELLLRELEVDQHDVVEVKGLLDLSCLFQLDRLQRPDLKESPFVPATHPAFAEGQTPKSIFSTLREGDVLVHHPYDSFSTSVQRFIEQAAADPHVLAIKQTLYRTSGDSPIVNALIDAAEAGKQVVALVELKARFDEQANIQWARTLERAGVHVVYGLMGLKTHCKTALVVRQEGSTIRRYCHLGTGNYNPKTARIYEDLGLLTASPEIGADLTDLFNVLTGYARHGQYRRILVSPQGIRNGIVERVEAEIERARQGLPCGIRMKLNSLVDEQIIDTLYRASLAGVPVRVVVRGICSLKAGVEGLSENIEVRSILGRFLEHSRVFHFVGIDEHWIGSADMMHRNLDRRIETQVQVTDIKLTRQLDAMLDSTLHPATRCWVLNSKGDWEASPRSGEQVRDHQTEMLRLHGAKVS; from the coding sequence ATGAGTGACAATGGGCTGGTGAGCACCGACAGCAGCGACAGGGTCCCGAAGCAGCCCGCCAAGCGAACCTCCAACGGCAAGTCCGCGCAGCGGACGCCACGCCCTGCTCGCCGCGCCGGCAATCCCGTCGCTGCCGACGCACCGGCAGCCAGCACCACGGCCACCCCGGAGGCGGCCCAGACCACGACCTCCGAGGGCGCCCGGGTTCCGGCGGCCCCGCCCGCGGTGACCCGCGCGGCTGCCACCACCGACCTGCCCGAGGAACGCTACCTCAACCGCGAACTGTCCTGGCTGGATTTCAACGCGCGGGTGCTCGCGATCGCCGAGGACCGGTCGCAGCCGGTGCTGGAGCGCGCCAAGTTCCTCGCGATCTTCGCGTCCAACCTGGACGAGTTCTACATGGTCCGGGTCGCCGGGCTGAAGCGCCGCGAGGAAACCGGGCTTTCGGTGCGCAGCTCCGACGGGCTCACCCCGCACGAGCAGCTGGTCCGGATCTCCGCCCGCAACCAGGACCTGATGGAGAAGCAGGGCCGGGTCTTCCTCGACGACCTGCTGCCGGAACTGGAGGCGCACGACGTTCGGATCCTGCGCTGGTCCGAGCTGGAGAACGACGACCAGGCCAAGCTGACCCGCTACTTCGAGGACCACATCTTCCCGGTCCTCACGCCGCTGGCGGTCGACCCGGCGCACCCGTTCCCCTACATCTCGGGGCTATCGCTGAACCTCGCGGTCACCGTCGCCGACCCGGACGCCGGGCTGCGGCGCTTCGCGCGCGTCAAGGTGCCCGACAACGTGCCGCGGCTGATCCGCATCGAATCCGACCGGGAGAACGAGACCGCCACGTTCCTGCCGCTGGAGGAACTCATCGCCGCGCACCTCGGGAAGCTGTTCCCCGGGATGCGGGTCGCCGAGCACCACATCTTCCGGGTCACCCGCAACGCCGACCTGGAGGTCGAGGAGGACCGCGACGAAGACCTGCTGCAGGCGATGGAGCGGGAACTCGCGCGCCGCCGCTTCGGGCCGCCGGTGCGGCTGGAAGTGACCGACACGATGAGCGCGAACATGCTCGAACTCCTGCTGCGCGAGCTGGAGGTCGACCAGCACGACGTGGTTGAGGTCAAGGGACTGCTGGACCTGTCGTGCCTGTTCCAGCTGGACCGGTTGCAGCGCCCGGACCTCAAGGAGTCGCCGTTCGTGCCCGCGACGCACCCTGCGTTCGCCGAGGGGCAGACGCCGAAGAGCATCTTCTCCACGCTGCGCGAGGGCGACGTGCTGGTGCACCATCCCTACGACTCGTTCTCCACGTCGGTGCAGCGGTTCATCGAGCAGGCCGCGGCCGACCCGCACGTGCTGGCCATCAAGCAGACGCTGTACCGGACTTCCGGTGACTCCCCCATCGTCAACGCCCTCATCGACGCCGCCGAGGCGGGCAAGCAGGTGGTGGCGCTGGTGGAGTTGAAGGCGCGGTTCGACGAGCAGGCCAACATCCAGTGGGCGCGGACCCTGGAGCGCGCCGGGGTGCATGTCGTCTACGGCCTCATGGGGTTGAAGACGCACTGCAAGACCGCGCTCGTGGTGCGCCAGGAAGGTTCCACGATCCGCCGCTACTGCCACCTGGGCACCGGCAACTACAACCCGAAGACCGCGCGGATCTACGAGGATCTGGGCCTGCTGACGGCCTCCCCGGAGATCGGCGCCGACCTCACCGACCTGTTCAACGTGCTCACCGGCTACGCCCGGCACGGCCAGTATCGCCGGATTCTGGTGTCGCCGCAGGGCATCCGCAACGGCATCGTGGAGCGCGTGGAGGCCGAGATCGAGCGTGCCCGGCAGGGTTTGCCGTGCGGCATCAGGATGAAGTTGAACTCGCTGGTCGACGAGCAGATCATCGACACCCTGTACCGGGCTTCGCTGGCCGGTGTGCCGGTGCGCGTGGTGGTGCGCGGGATCTGCTCGCTGAAGGCCGGCGTGGAGGGACTCAGCGAGAACATCGAGGTGCGCTCGATCCTTGGCCGCTTCCTGGAGCATTCCCGGGTGTTCCACTTCGTCGGCATCGACGAGCACTGGATCGGCAGCGCCGACATGATGCACCGCAACCTGGACCGGCGGATCGAAACCCAGGTGCAGGTCACCGACATCAAGCTCACCCGGCAGCTCGACGCGATGCTGGATTCGACGCTGCATCCGGCCACCCGCTGCTGGGTGCTCAACTCGAAGGGCGACTGGGAGGCGTCGCCACGCAGCGGAGAGCAAGTTCGCGATCACCAAACGGAAATGCTGCGCCTGCACGGCGCCAAGGTGTCCTGA
- the cofC gene encoding 2-phospho-L-lactate guanylyltransferase → MTAGLFLIVPIKPLHLAKSRLLGAADRGARRPAAHADLVTAVALDTVTAARQAPGVAGVVVVTSDPTLTKAFAADGVEVLADTPAAGLNAALRHGDAQLRQRTTTSRVGALQADLPALRPTDLAAAISAAGDDRAFCPDRQGTGTTLLLAVPGQPLAPRFGPGSADAHAGSGAKTLLGGWDSLRCDVDTDADLAVAMTLGLGPNTARRIS, encoded by the coding sequence GTGACCGCAGGGTTGTTCCTCATCGTGCCGATCAAGCCGTTGCACCTGGCGAAGTCGCGGCTGCTCGGCGCCGCCGACCGGGGGGCGCGCCGGCCGGCCGCGCACGCCGACCTGGTCACAGCCGTGGCATTGGACACAGTGACCGCTGCGCGCCAGGCGCCGGGCGTCGCCGGAGTCGTGGTGGTGACCTCCGACCCGACGCTCACCAAGGCGTTCGCCGCCGACGGAGTCGAGGTGCTCGCGGACACCCCCGCCGCCGGGCTGAACGCCGCGCTGCGGCACGGCGACGCCCAGCTGCGGCAGCGGACCACCACATCGCGAGTCGGGGCGTTGCAGGCGGATCTGCCCGCCCTGCGGCCCACCGACCTCGCCGCCGCCATCAGCGCCGCCGGGGACGATCGCGCGTTCTGCCCCGACCGGCAAGGCACCGGCACCACGCTGCTGCTGGCCGTGCCCGGCCAACCGCTTGCCCCCCGCTTCGGGCCCGGCTCCGCCGACGCGCACGCCGGGTCCGGGGCGAAGACACTCCTGGGCGGGTGGGACTCGCTGCGCTGCGACGTGGACACCGACGCCGATCTGGCCGTCGCGATGACGCTCGGTCTCGGCCCGAACACCGCCCGCCGGATCTCCTGA
- the tnpA gene encoding IS200/IS605 family transposase: MAIDSEFRTGRHVVSLMHAHLVFITKYRHPVFTDTHLTRIEEIMREVCGDFETELEEFNGEANHVHLLVSFPPKVAVSKLVNSLKGVSSRLLRKEFEDLQFAYWRGVRLWSGSYFAGSPGGAPISVVRQYIERQTRPAI; encoded by the coding sequence ATGGCCATCGACAGCGAGTTCCGTACCGGCAGACACGTAGTTTCCCTCATGCATGCCCACTTGGTTTTCATCACGAAGTACCGGCACCCCGTGTTCACCGACACACACCTGACCCGCATAGAAGAAATCATGCGGGAGGTATGCGGCGACTTCGAAACCGAGCTGGAAGAGTTCAACGGCGAAGCCAACCACGTGCATCTGCTGGTCAGCTTCCCACCCAAGGTCGCGGTGTCGAAACTGGTCAACTCCCTCAAGGGAGTATCCTCCCGGCTGTTGCGCAAAGAGTTCGAAGACCTGCAGTTCGCTTACTGGAGAGGTGTCCGGCTGTGGTCGGGCTCCTATTTTGCCGGGTCGCCCGGTGGCGCACCCATTTCCGTGGTGCGCCAGTACATCGAACGGCAAACCCGTCCCGCTATTTGA